Proteins encoded together in one Vicinamibacterales bacterium window:
- a CDS encoding cytosine permease, whose protein sequence is MNAVDIGPIPAERRTQSACDLFLIFACANIVATTFQTGASLVPAFSLRSSLGLVAVGGVAGSLLVAALASVGPRLGVPSVIAARAALGLRGAGLVALLLYTTNFAWIAVNNVIAASACANLLGGPGSQRIWAVGLGILSTLIVAGGPRLVARADRLAVPLLAIVGFVLTVACLRLPSGILARPGTGEMPWIRGLDIVIGYQVSWILMFADYSRYTASRRSGSLAVFAGLAATSLWLMPLGAMAARAAASSDPGAMLQALGLGVSGAVLMTVATVTTNFVNIYMSSLALRSLMPRASDQAAVWSTGLIGAGLSVFSGAWLVRYASFMLVLGGVLVPVGGVLLARFFLMAKPVEAAALYDRAGPCARHAGFDVAGLLGWAAGAATYYAAAGIGGTLPSLVVSVVVCVLIDRLPHRSSVPD, encoded by the coding sequence ATGAATGCCGTCGATATCGGTCCAATTCCGGCCGAACGGCGCACCCAGTCGGCGTGCGATCTCTTTCTGATCTTCGCCTGCGCCAATATCGTCGCCACGACGTTCCAGACCGGCGCGAGCCTGGTGCCGGCCTTCAGCCTGCGGTCGTCGCTCGGCCTGGTGGCCGTCGGGGGCGTCGCAGGTTCGTTGCTCGTCGCCGCACTCGCGTCGGTTGGTCCCCGGCTCGGCGTCCCGTCGGTCATCGCCGCTCGAGCCGCGCTCGGGCTTCGCGGGGCCGGGCTGGTGGCGCTGCTGCTCTACACGACCAACTTCGCGTGGATTGCCGTCAACAACGTGATTGCGGCTTCGGCGTGCGCGAACCTGTTGGGCGGCCCGGGCTCGCAGCGCATCTGGGCGGTCGGACTCGGCATTCTCTCGACGCTCATCGTCGCAGGCGGCCCGCGCCTGGTCGCGCGCGCCGATCGACTGGCCGTGCCGCTGCTCGCGATCGTCGGCTTCGTGCTGACCGTCGCGTGCCTGCGGCTGCCGAGCGGCATCCTCGCGCGCCCGGGTACCGGCGAGATGCCCTGGATTCGCGGTCTCGACATCGTCATCGGCTACCAGGTGTCGTGGATCCTGATGTTCGCCGACTACTCCCGCTACACCGCGTCGCGACGAAGCGGCAGTCTCGCGGTCTTCGCCGGCCTCGCCGCGACGAGCCTCTGGCTCATGCCGCTTGGTGCGATGGCCGCACGCGCGGCCGCCAGCAGCGATCCGGGCGCGATGTTGCAGGCGCTCGGCCTCGGCGTGTCCGGTGCCGTCCTGATGACGGTCGCGACCGTCACCACCAACTTCGTGAACATCTACATGTCGTCGCTGGCCCTCCGCAGCCTCATGCCAAGGGCCAGCGATCAGGCCGCCGTCTGGTCCACCGGGCTGATCGGGGCAGGGCTCAGCGTCTTCTCAGGAGCCTGGCTCGTCCGGTATGCGAGCTTCATGCTGGTGCTCGGGGGCGTGCTCGTTCCGGTCGGAGGGGTGCTGCTCGCGCGCTTCTTCCTGATGGCGAAGCCGGTGGAGGCGGCGGCGCTCTACGATCGCGCAGGACCGTGTGCCCGCCATGCCGGGTTCGACGTCGCCGGCTTGCTGGGATGGGCGGCTGGGGCGGCCACCTACTACGCGGCCGCCGGCATCGGCGGCACGCTGCCGTCGCTCGTCGTGTCTGTCGTCGTGTGCGTGCTGATCGACCGGCTGCCACACCGCTCGAGCGTACCGGACTGA
- a CDS encoding DUF349 domain-containing protein, with protein sequence MGLLDRFRAQPRWKNASPAIRLTAVEELPLDQQDTLITVAREDRDANVRIAALKKVIAPTAIAEIGRADAEERVREEAVTLLVDLATGAFEGTDQAESLAALDGLTDQKHVLIVARGASSEAVARAALDRIEDEAGLGAVARRATNPAIRLEALERIAGQAELAVVAVRSDFKDVSTAAVERLTDRGALDDAANRAKNKSAAKRARARVRTMDAEAAAVAARTPAHAAVVDPVVEAGQRRLRAAAGLCDQLEALRAGGLDEGDSALAEMERRWGGLGEVADEVLVARFERARAAAQQALAEHQAERAERARSLQANAEGIAARRGVCEQIDVIAGEETPARLDEARAAWAALAPLTDEGETTRWHQRFADVCRACDERYRTLLRQREHREKAAQVCAEAERLAAQPTFAPARGELGGLRRAWAELTASGFDDAVAIARFTDADTAIRAREAELRERRTREQRENLARLDKLCAELEEAVKAKDLTLKGGERALRDARAALDDTGSLPSRQDHELIGARLKGVLAALFPRIQELRDMDEWQRWANAGVQEELCQRVDGLMQVEDLASAARQLREAQAEWKQVATAPRDQSQVLWTRFKAACDAVRARCDVYFTQLAEEQAANRARKDALCQQAEALSASDDWIKTADAIKALQAEWKTVGGAPRPDEKALWDRFHAACDAFFTRRRDDLQRRKEEWNANLAKKEALCAQAEAMAETTEWQKGIEELKRLQAEWKTIGPVRKTRADAIWQRFRASCDRFFERYQQREHLAASGVIADAEVICKELEAFLPPVPDEGALPDAPETLGEQVAALRARWAGVVAALPRERAIRLGDRFTHGLARLAETWPARFVGTDLDPEANVRMLEQLCMQVEAMLASDPQQSAPSPSALSADETPATLLARQLRDALATNTIAGRQDDSAKWKAMADQVRTVQAAWKRVGPVPEGAARSLSARFQRACTRVGDRIDQGRRGPTAR encoded by the coding sequence ATGGGTCTTCTCGACAGATTCCGCGCCCAGCCCCGATGGAAGAACGCGAGCCCGGCCATCCGCCTGACGGCGGTGGAGGAGCTGCCGCTCGATCAGCAGGACACGCTGATCACTGTGGCGCGCGAGGACCGCGATGCCAACGTGCGGATTGCCGCGCTCAAGAAGGTGATCGCCCCGACCGCGATTGCGGAGATCGGCCGCGCCGATGCCGAGGAGCGCGTGCGCGAGGAAGCTGTCACGCTCCTCGTCGATCTCGCGACGGGGGCGTTCGAAGGCACGGATCAGGCGGAAAGCCTGGCGGCGTTGGACGGTCTGACGGACCAGAAGCACGTGCTGATCGTCGCCCGCGGCGCGAGCAGCGAGGCCGTGGCCCGGGCGGCGCTCGATCGCATCGAGGACGAGGCAGGGCTTGGGGCGGTCGCGCGTCGGGCAACCAATCCGGCCATCAGGCTCGAGGCGCTGGAGCGTATCGCCGGACAGGCGGAACTGGCGGTCGTGGCCGTCCGCAGCGACTTCAAGGACGTGTCAACGGCGGCGGTGGAGCGGTTGACGGATCGGGGCGCCCTCGATGACGCGGCGAACCGCGCGAAGAACAAATCGGCAGCCAAGCGGGCCCGAGCCAGGGTGCGCACGATGGATGCTGAGGCCGCTGCGGTTGCCGCGCGCACGCCGGCGCACGCTGCGGTCGTCGATCCCGTCGTCGAGGCGGGGCAACGGCGGTTGCGGGCGGCTGCCGGGCTTTGCGATCAGCTCGAGGCGTTGCGAGCGGGCGGTCTGGACGAAGGCGACTCGGCCCTGGCCGAGATGGAGCGGCGATGGGGTGGTCTGGGCGAGGTCGCGGACGAGGTCCTGGTGGCCCGCTTCGAGCGTGCGCGGGCGGCGGCGCAACAGGCATTGGCCGAGCACCAGGCCGAGCGCGCCGAGCGTGCCCGCAGCCTTCAGGCGAACGCCGAAGGGATCGCCGCGCGCCGTGGCGTCTGCGAACAGATCGATGTCATCGCCGGGGAAGAGACGCCGGCACGCCTCGACGAGGCACGCGCGGCGTGGGCGGCACTCGCGCCGCTGACCGACGAAGGGGAGACGACCAGATGGCACCAGCGCTTCGCGGACGTGTGCCGCGCCTGCGACGAGCGCTACCGGACGCTGCTCCGTCAGCGTGAGCATCGGGAGAAGGCGGCGCAGGTGTGCGCCGAGGCCGAGCGCCTGGCGGCTCAGCCGACGTTCGCACCGGCGCGCGGGGAACTGGGCGGGCTGCGGCGGGCCTGGGCGGAGCTGACGGCGTCCGGATTCGACGATGCGGTCGCTATCGCCCGGTTCACCGACGCCGACACGGCGATCCGCGCGCGGGAAGCCGAGTTGCGCGAACGACGGACGCGCGAGCAGCGGGAGAATCTCGCCCGGCTCGACAAGCTGTGTGCCGAGCTGGAAGAAGCGGTGAAAGCCAAGGATCTGACGCTGAAGGGCGGCGAACGCGCACTGCGCGACGCCAGGGCGGCGCTCGACGACACCGGTTCACTGCCGTCGCGGCAGGACCACGAGCTGATCGGCGCCCGCCTGAAGGGCGTGCTCGCGGCGCTCTTCCCGCGCATCCAGGAACTGCGCGACATGGACGAATGGCAGCGGTGGGCCAACGCCGGGGTCCAGGAGGAACTCTGCCAGCGCGTCGATGGGCTGATGCAGGTCGAGGATCTGGCGAGCGCGGCCCGTCAACTGCGCGAGGCACAGGCTGAGTGGAAACAGGTCGCCACGGCGCCGCGCGATCAGTCGCAGGTGCTCTGGACCAGGTTCAAGGCGGCGTGCGACGCGGTCCGGGCCCGCTGCGACGTTTACTTCACGCAGCTCGCGGAGGAGCAGGCTGCAAACCGGGCCCGCAAGGACGCGCTCTGCCAGCAGGCCGAGGCGCTCTCGGCGTCGGACGACTGGATCAAGACCGCTGACGCGATCAAGGCCTTGCAGGCCGAGTGGAAGACGGTCGGTGGTGCGCCGCGCCCGGACGAGAAGGCGCTCTGGGACCGCTTCCATGCCGCCTGTGACGCCTTCTTCACCCGTCGCCGCGACGACCTGCAGCGTCGCAAGGAAGAGTGGAACGCCAACCTCGCGAAGAAGGAAGCGCTCTGCGCGCAGGCCGAGGCGATGGCGGAGACGACTGAGTGGCAGAAGGGGATTGAGGAGCTCAAGCGGCTGCAGGCCGAATGGAAGACCATCGGTCCGGTCCGCAAGACGCGGGCCGATGCGATCTGGCAGCGGTTCCGCGCCTCGTGCGACCGGTTCTTCGAGCGCTATCAGCAGCGGGAGCACCTGGCCGCATCCGGAGTGATCGCCGACGCCGAGGTCATCTGCAAGGAACTCGAGGCGTTCCTGCCACCGGTCCCCGACGAGGGCGCCCTGCCGGACGCCCCCGAGACGCTCGGCGAGCAGGTCGCGGCGCTGCGCGCGCGCTGGGCCGGCGTCGTCGCGGCGTTGCCTCGCGAGCGGGCAATCCGCCTGGGTGATCGGTTCACGCACGGTCTCGCGCGGCTGGCCGAAACCTGGCCGGCCCGCTTCGTTGGCACCGATCTGGATCCCGAGGCCAACGTGCGGATGCTCGAACAGTTGTGCATGCAGGTGGAGGCGATGCTCGCATCCGACCCGCAGCAGTCCGCGCCATCCCCCTCGGCGTTGTCCGCGGACGAGACGCCGGCCACGCTGCTCGCCAGGCAGTTGCGGGACGCGCTGGCCACCAACACGATTGCCGGCCGTCAGGACGACTCCGCGAAGTGGAAGGCGATGGCCGACCAGGTCCGGACGGTGCAGGCCGCGTGGAAACGGGTGGGTCCGGTTCCGGAAGGCGCCGCACGGTCGCTCTCGGCCCGTTTCCAGCGGGCATGCACGCGCGTCGGCGATCGGATCGATCAAGGCCGACGGGGTCCGACAGCGCGGTAG